A genomic window from Sulfurospirillum diekertiae includes:
- the dapE gene encoding succinyl-diaminopimelate desuccinylase: MLTTEELFLKLLRFVSVTPHDDGAFAFIKEYLNDFNVMEVNVEETKNLFLYKRFSEGPHLCFAGHIDVVPAGHGWQSEPFEPIMKEGIVYARGAQDMKSGVCAFLQALKQTENFKGTLSALLTSDEEGDAKHGTIEVLKALKSRSFLPDYAIVAEPTSETVFGDAIKIGRRGSVNGVIEITGKQGHAAYPEKAVNPVHQVASVLHKLAGHLLDNGDEDFTPSQMVITDIRGGMEVTNVTPGNLKIMFNVRNSTQTDIEKIRLYVEDVLQGMNFSLSLSQSAQPFITCKDSLIIKTLKNALLHVNGKVPKLSTAGGTSDARFFGNFGVATVECGVVNDTIHAPNECCPLSEVDSLVSVFKTVIENFKKEVL; encoded by the coding sequence ATGTTAACAACAGAAGAACTTTTCTTAAAACTTTTACGCTTTGTCTCCGTAACACCTCATGATGATGGGGCTTTTGCGTTTATAAAAGAGTATTTAAATGATTTTAACGTTATGGAAGTGAACGTTGAAGAAACGAAAAATCTCTTTTTATATAAACGCTTTAGTGAAGGTCCACATCTTTGCTTTGCAGGGCATATTGATGTTGTACCAGCGGGTCATGGATGGCAGAGTGAGCCGTTTGAACCTATCATGAAAGAGGGTATCGTTTATGCGAGGGGTGCGCAAGATATGAAAAGTGGTGTGTGTGCATTTTTACAAGCACTCAAACAAACAGAAAATTTTAAGGGCACACTCTCAGCACTTCTCACCAGTGACGAAGAGGGTGATGCTAAACACGGTACCATAGAAGTTCTCAAAGCATTAAAAAGTCGTTCCTTCTTACCCGACTACGCCATTGTGGCAGAACCTACATCCGAAACAGTTTTTGGAGATGCTATCAAAATTGGGCGTAGAGGTTCTGTCAATGGGGTCATTGAAATTACAGGCAAGCAAGGTCATGCGGCTTATCCTGAAAAAGCGGTCAATCCTGTCCATCAAGTAGCTTCCGTACTGCACAAGCTTGCAGGTCATTTACTCGATAATGGTGATGAGGATTTTACCCCTTCCCAAATGGTTATTACCGATATTCGCGGCGGTATGGAAGTCACCAATGTCACTCCTGGAAATCTCAAGATTATGTTCAATGTCCGCAACTCAACTCAAACCGATATAGAAAAAATTCGTCTCTATGTAGAAGACGTTCTTCAGGGAATGAACTTTAGCCTCAGCCTCAGCCAAAGTGCGCAACCTTTTATTACATGTAAAGACTCTTTAATTATCAAAACACTCAAGAATGCGCTTTTACATGTAAACGGAAAAGTACCTAAACTTTCCACGGCGGGTGGAACCAGTGATGCACGTTTCTTTGGTAATTTTGGTGTTGCAACCGTCGAGTGCGGCGTGGTTAATGACACGATTCATGCTCCCAATGAGTGCTGCCCTTTAAGCGAAGTAGACTCTTTGGTGTCGGTATTTAAAACTGTAATTGAAAACTTTAAAAAGGAAGTTCTATGA
- a CDS encoding RidA family protein, protein MKIVSTTNAPAAIGPYSQAIVVNDMVFTSGQIALKPDGSFLEGDVEAQTTQVLENLKAVLKEAGSSLKKVVKTTIFLANMDDFAKVNEVYGSFFTENKPARSTVGVKSLPKNALVEIEAIAVK, encoded by the coding sequence ATGAAGATTGTTTCAACAACCAATGCACCTGCTGCTATTGGACCCTATTCGCAAGCCATTGTTGTGAACGACATGGTGTTTACTTCGGGACAAATTGCACTCAAACCCGATGGTAGCTTTCTAGAAGGTGATGTGGAAGCGCAAACCACTCAAGTATTGGAAAACCTCAAAGCAGTGCTTAAAGAGGCGGGAAGTAGTTTGAAAAAAGTGGTTAAAACAACCATTTTCTTAGCAAATATGGATGACTTTGCAAAAGTCAATGAGGTGTATGGCTCTTTCTTTACGGAAAACAAACCTGCACGCAGTACGGTTGGCGTGAAATCACTGCCTAAAAATGCCTTAGTTGAAATCGAAGCAATCGCTGTAAAGTAA
- a CDS encoding FAD-dependent oxidoreductase yields MTKNHYDVLVVGGGISGAALFYELAKYTDVKRIALVEKYERLAKLNSAGTSNSQTIHCGDIETNYTLEKAKKVKETASMIAKYCVAHGHEGKFLFSHQKMAIGVGDTEVAYMKNRYEEFKELYPYLEVFDKEKLAKIEPKLIYDLDGKERPDNIVGVGVEGGQYSTVDFGAMTESLVHEAQKIEGKVADVFLNSQVTNITKLGDMHVVMTKDQTFTADFVVVNAGAHSLYLAHDMGFGLDFACLPVAGSFYMTKKKMLNGKVYMVQHPKLPFAALHGDPDILADGCTRFGPTALVLPKLERYTGGTYLDFWQTLQFDGKVAKVFYDLMKDSDIRNYIFRNFFFEVPKFGKELFIKDARKIVPSLQLDEIEYAHHFGGVRPQVINKTEKKLMLGEASINPGTGIIFNMTPSPGATSCLGNARRDVRIVCEYLGRTFNEALFKQELVD; encoded by the coding sequence ATGACAAAAAATCACTATGACGTCTTGGTCGTCGGTGGCGGAATCTCAGGTGCAGCTCTTTTTTATGAGCTTGCAAAATATACAGACGTTAAGCGCATTGCGCTTGTCGAAAAATATGAGCGTTTAGCAAAATTAAATTCTGCTGGAACGTCAAATTCTCAAACCATTCACTGTGGTGATATCGAGACTAACTATACTCTAGAAAAAGCGAAAAAAGTCAAAGAGACTGCAAGCATGATTGCAAAATATTGTGTTGCGCATGGACACGAAGGTAAATTCTTATTTTCGCACCAAAAAATGGCAATCGGTGTGGGTGATACCGAAGTTGCTTATATGAAAAATAGATACGAAGAGTTCAAAGAACTTTATCCGTATTTAGAAGTCTTTGACAAAGAAAAACTCGCCAAAATTGAGCCAAAACTCATTTATGACCTTGATGGCAAAGAACGCCCTGATAACATTGTTGGTGTGGGCGTCGAAGGTGGTCAGTACAGTACCGTTGATTTTGGTGCCATGACAGAGAGTTTGGTTCATGAAGCGCAAAAGATTGAAGGCAAAGTCGCTGATGTCTTTTTGAACTCTCAAGTAACCAATATTACCAAACTTGGTGATATGCATGTTGTGATGACCAAAGATCAAACGTTTACGGCTGATTTTGTGGTAGTAAACGCTGGTGCACACTCCCTTTATCTTGCACACGATATGGGATTTGGTCTTGACTTTGCATGTTTACCCGTTGCAGGTAGCTTTTATATGACAAAGAAAAAAATGCTTAATGGTAAAGTTTACATGGTTCAACACCCAAAACTTCCATTTGCAGCATTGCATGGTGATCCTGATATTTTAGCCGATGGTTGTACCCGTTTTGGACCAACGGCGTTGGTTCTTCCAAAATTGGAGCGTTATACAGGCGGTACGTATCTTGATTTCTGGCAAACATTACAGTTTGATGGTAAAGTAGCGAAAGTCTTTTATGATTTGATGAAAGATAGCGACATTCGAAATTATATCTTTAGAAACTTCTTCTTTGAAGTTCCTAAATTTGGTAAAGAACTTTTCATCAAAGATGCGCGCAAAATTGTTCCATCATTGCAACTAGACGAGATTGAGTACGCCCATCACTTTGGTGGAGTAAGACCTCAAGTAATCAACAAAACAGAGAAAAAATTGATGTTAGGTGAAGCAAGCATCAATCCGGGAACGGGTATTATCTTTAATATGACGCCAAGCCCAGGTGCTACAAGTTGTCTTGGTAATGCCAGACGTGACGTAAGAATCGTTTGTGAATACCTAGGTCGTACTTTCAACGAAGCGCTCTTTAAACAAGAACTCGTCGACTAA
- a CDS encoding class I SAM-dependent DNA methyltransferase translates to MINPLDLYAKIESLIGFDAQYEKLYQIYLSLLKPLHVKTVLDVGCGNGTFLKHLQNEQFDAYGIDRSVAMVERSLTLGMNASTKELEEFGEASFECVVAIADVLNYISPTEMDSFLEAVARVLPKEGYFIFDVNTLYGFEGVADGVMCQDKENQFLCVDATFSDKELLTKIVLFEKEDELYRKVEGSITQYFHPLSFFKKLKMFKLCSTKPVTLFGDEPDKTILILQKR, encoded by the coding sequence ATGATAAATCCTCTTGATCTTTACGCCAAAATCGAATCTTTAATCGGTTTTGATGCACAATATGAAAAACTCTACCAGATCTATTTGAGTTTGTTAAAACCTTTACATGTAAAGACTGTTTTAGATGTTGGATGTGGTAATGGCACGTTTTTGAAGCATTTGCAAAACGAGCAATTTGATGCCTATGGCATTGATAGAAGTGTTGCAATGGTTGAACGCTCCCTTACTTTAGGTATGAATGCAAGTACCAAAGAGCTAGAGGAGTTTGGTGAAGCTTCGTTTGAATGCGTGGTTGCCATCGCAGATGTTCTTAATTACATCTCCCCTACAGAGATGGACTCTTTTTTGGAAGCAGTCGCAAGAGTTTTGCCCAAAGAGGGTTATTTTATCTTCGATGTTAACACGCTGTATGGTTTTGAAGGTGTGGCAGATGGCGTCATGTGTCAAGATAAGGAAAACCAATTTTTATGCGTTGATGCAACATTTTCTGATAAAGAATTGTTAACAAAGATCGTTTTATTTGAAAAAGAGGATGAGCTTTACCGTAAAGTTGAGGGCTCGATAACACAATACTTTCATCCACTTTCATTTTTCAAAAAGCTTAAAATGTTTAAACTCTGCTCTACCAAACCCGTCACACTTTTTGGCGACGAGCCTGATAAAACTATTTTAATTTTGCAAAAACGTTAA